Part of the Stackebrandtia endophytica genome is shown below.
CGTCGTGCCGCCGGCACGGGGCGCGCGACACCGAAGGCCAGCGTAGCGGCCTGACCTTCGGTCTGACGGTGATGGGTGAACGGTGACTGGGCAAGCCTGGGCCTGACACCTTAAACTCGATTACCAACGCCGCAAACACTGGAAGGATCTCGAGATGGCCAATCCCTTCGTCAAGGGTTGGAAGTATTTGATGGCGCTGTTCGGTGCCAAGATCGACGAACATGCCGATCCGAAGATCCAGATCCAGCAGGCGATCGAGGAATCACAGCGTCAGCATCAAGCGTTGGTCGGCCAGGCCGCAGCGGTCATCGGCAACCAGCGTCAATTGGAAATGAAGCTGTCCCGGACCATGTCGGAGGTGGAGAAGCTGCAGGCCTCCGCCCGGCAGGCTCTGGTTTTGGCCGATAGGGCACGGGCTGACGGCGACGAGAAGAAGGCCACGGAGTACGAGCAGTCGGCTCAGGCCTTCGCCGCGCAGTTGGTGTCGGCTGAACAGTCGATGGAGGATTTGAAGACGCTCCACGATCAGGCCATCAACGCCGCCGAGCAGGCGCGACAGGCCGTGGAGAACAACTCCATGATGTTGCAGCAGAAGTTGGCCGAGCGCACCAAACTGCTCAGCCAGCTGGAGCAGGCCAAGATGCAGGAGACGATCGCCACCTCGCTGGAGTCGATGTCTTCGCTGGCGGCGCCGGGCAACGTGCCCAACATGGATGAGATTCGGGACAAGATCGAGCGCCGTTACTCCACCGCGATGGGCCGGGCCGACCTGGCCAGTAACTCGGTGGAGGGTCGCATGATGGAGGTCCAGAAGTCCACCGTCGACATGGCCGGTTCCTCGCGACTGGAGCAGATTCGCGCCAGTCTGCAGGGTGACCAGCTGGGTGGCTCCAGCAGTCAGCCCGCGGTGGAGTCCGGTTCCAGTTCTCAGTCGAGCGACCCGGCTTCGGTGTCGCGTCTGGATGAGATCCGTGCCAGCCTTGGGAAGGACAAGGGCGCAGCGACCGGCTGACGCCCTGTTGAACTATGACGTTCTCACTGCCGGGTGCCACGGTTCCACAGTCCACCAAGCGATTGCGGCGTCGACTGCGGTCCGCCCGGCGGTGGAGCGTCTGGGCGGGTTTGTACGGCGGGGTCGCCGCCGTCCTGGTTCCGTATCAGGGGCTGGGGCCCGCCGACGCGATCTGGGCCGGTTTGTTCGGGGCCAGCGCGATGTTGGCGGTGTTCCGTTGGGTCGATTACCGCCGGATGGCTAAGGCTATGCCCGATGAGGCCCAGGATCTCGCCCTTCACGGCACCGCGGCCTTGTCTCTGGAGGCTCAGACCGCCGCCAACGCGTTGGCGGGTCAGGTCCGTAAACGGCGGGAGGCGGTGCGGTTCCGCCGGTCGGCTGCCGGGCCCGCGTTCCATCGGTTGATCACCGCGACGCAGGCCTTCGACGAGTTGGCGCCCCGGTTGACCGGTCCGGCTGCCTCGGTGTTGACCGAGGTGCGTGGTGCTGCGGCGGCACTGCGTGATCTGGCCGAGCAGGTTCGCGGCGTGGAGCGGTCCATCGCGGTGGCACCGTCGGCTCGCCAGGCGGCGCTCGGCAGTTCACAGCGCGCATTGGTGGAACGGTTGGAGTCGGGCGTGTCCGCCTACGAGGACATGGTCGGTGCCGCGGCCGAGGTTGTCGCCGAGCAGAGCGCACTAGACCACGCGACCAGCCCGCGCGGTGATCTCTCCACCGACCGGTTGATTCAGGCCACCGAGCAACTGCACGGTTTCGCTCAGGCGGTGGGGGAGATGCGTGACCTGCATCGACGCACCAACCCCGAACCGATGGCGGAGGGCTGACGGTTTCGGGCGCGTCGGCGGCGTCGTCTTCAGTGCCGGTGGCCGACCGACTCGGCGTGGTTTCAGTCGGCGTCGGGTACTCGGAGGCTGAGTAGGTCGCCGGGTTCGACGACCAGGTGTTCGGCGGCCGATCCGCCGTTGATCGCCACGGCGACCTTTCCCGCGGAGTCGACCAGTACCACGAGGGCGCCCGGTGCCGCTGCGGCGAACATGTCGCCGCGTACCGCGTGCTCGCCGTTGATGTCGAAGCTTTCGCCGTAGTTTTCCAGCAGTTCGCCGTCGGCGCTCAGTTGCAGGTTCCCGAATCGGTCGACAGCCATGACCTCGCAACCGAGTTCGGTGTCGGTGGCCGTGACTCGTGGGTCGGGCAGATGTATCAGATCGGTGACCTTCAACGGTTGGCCCAGTTCGTTGATCGACACGCCCGAGGCCAGCACCGCCGAGACCGGTGAGAACACGTCGCGGCCGTGGAAGGTCCGGGACACCGGGTGCCGGTGGTAGCGGGTGTCGGTCAGGGTGACGGCGCGTTGCGCACCACCCA
Proteins encoded:
- a CDS encoding PspA/IM30 family protein, whose protein sequence is MANPFVKGWKYLMALFGAKIDEHADPKIQIQQAIEESQRQHQALVGQAAAVIGNQRQLEMKLSRTMSEVEKLQASARQALVLADRARADGDEKKATEYEQSAQAFAAQLVSAEQSMEDLKTLHDQAINAAEQARQAVENNSMMLQQKLAERTKLLSQLEQAKMQETIATSLESMSSLAAPGNVPNMDEIRDKIERRYSTAMGRADLASNSVEGRMMEVQKSTVDMAGSSRLEQIRASLQGDQLGGSSSQPAVESGSSSQSSDPASVSRLDEIRASLGKDKGAATG
- the pspM gene encoding phage shock envelope stress response protein PspM, which translates into the protein MTFSLPGATVPQSTKRLRRRLRSARRWSVWAGLYGGVAAVLVPYQGLGPADAIWAGLFGASAMLAVFRWVDYRRMAKAMPDEAQDLALHGTAALSLEAQTAANALAGQVRKRREAVRFRRSAAGPAFHRLITATQAFDELAPRLTGPAASVLTEVRGAAAALRDLAEQVRGVERSIAVAPSARQAALGSSQRALVERLESGVSAYEDMVGAAAEVVAEQSALDHATSPRGDLSTDRLIQATEQLHGFAQAVGEMRDLHRRTNPEPMAEG
- a CDS encoding SAM hydrolase/SAM-dependent halogenase family protein, encoding MPSYPIVSLTTDYGLADGFVAACHGVITQWAPQARIIDVSHSIPAGDIARGALVLAQTVPYLPTGVHMAVVDPGVGTTRRPVAIETPSGLLVGPDNGLLPWAANALGGAQRAVTLTDTRYHRHPVSRTFHGRDVFSPVSAVLASGVSINELGQPLKVTDLIHLPDPRVTATDTELGCEVMAVDRFGNLQLSADGELLENYGESFDINGEHAVRGDMFAAAAPGALVVLVDSAGKVAVAINGGSAAEHLVVEPGDLLSLRVPDAD